The following are encoded together in the Onychostoma macrolepis isolate SWU-2019 chromosome 03, ASM1243209v1, whole genome shotgun sequence genome:
- the nudt1 gene encoding oxidized purine nucleoside triphosphate hydrolase: protein MLTNKLLTLVLVVQPGRVLLGMKKRGFGAGKWNGFGGKVQPGETIEQAARRELLEESGLTVDTLHKIGNIKFEFIGETELLDVHIFRADTYKGEPTESEEMRPQWFDTDKIPFIQMWADDVLWFPLMLQKKKFLGYFKFHGHDVIVEHKLEEVEDV from the exons ATGTTGACTAATAAACTGCTGACCCTGGTGCTGGTGGTGCAGCCCGGCCGGGTGTTGTTGGGCATGAAGAAAAGAGGCTTTGGAGCTGGCAAATGGAATGGGTTTGGAGGGAAAGTCCAGCCCGGAGAGACTATAGAGCAGGCGGCCAGACG GGAGCTGCTAGAGGAAAGTGGCCTCACcgttgacacccttcacaagatTGGAAATATCAAATTTGAGTTTATTGGGGAAACAGAACTGCTGGATGTCCACATTTTTAGAGCTGACACCTATAAAGGAGAGCCAACCGAATCAGAAG aGATGAGGCCACAGTGGTTTGACACAGATAAAATACCTTTCATCCAGATGTGGGCAGATGATGTCCTGTGGTTCCCACTGATGCTTCAGAAAAAGAAGTTCTTGGGATATTTTAAATTCCACGGTCACGATGTGATAGTGGAGCACAAACTGGAGGAAGTGGAGGATGTGTGA
- the snx8a gene encoding sorting nexin-8a, whose product MAADINEGTVPSYYREVHQAICSRTDERVPVSVFQRVLSRTSLSITVQNQIAEHVNSGDGFLSKVSLYKGLALIALAQQGKPPSPKLLENFIQELPKPQLGEPKELQSLKMQTVQESPLNLSLTLAELLKKDTIKVELIPEKKGLFLKHVEYQVTSERFTLSVYRRYNDFDVFHELLLQRYAYRVVPALPPKRALKGVLTSMSEREFIEGRRRALGRFLNLVARHPVFSEDELVKTFLTFSGSDVQTKLRDACRKMGDEFMTCKYATQAKDYLPGDIQSQFSSSRELIKNIHYSFQKLRDRAERMAQRSKENATDLLMFGKELSSLGSDESPVPILASCKSPWAALRRSVKGLSFEFSLLSEKAAQQGRREEDDVVEKLNLFLDLLQSYRDLCERHEKGVLHEHQRALQKYGVMKRQMLSATVQPKEQVSVEQLESRIVQQENAIQAMELRNYFSLFCLHQESQLIFTYLPITSHILGAFVNSQVQGHKEMGEVWQDLHSKLKSLFGDGNGQSPPLSPK is encoded by the exons ATGGCAGCGGACATCAATGAAG GAACTGTCCCTTCATACTATCGTGAAGTACACCAAGCCATCTGCTCCAGAACTGATGAACGAGTGCCTGTCAGTGTATTCCAGAGAGTTCTCAGCAGAACATCTCTCTCCATCACCGTTCAAAACCAG ATAGCTGAACATGTAAACAGTGGTGATGGATTCCTAAGTAAAGTCTCGCTGTATAAAGGCTTGGCTCTCATTGCCCTTGCTCAACAAGGAAAACCGCCTAGTCCCAAACTGCTGGAGAATTTCATACAAG agttgCCAAAGCCTCAGTTGGGAGAACCGAAGGAGCTTCAGAGTCTGAAGATGCAGACGGTTCAGGAGAGTCCTTTGAACTTGTCTTTGACTCTGGCAGAGCTGTTGAAGAAGGACACCATTAAAGTTGAGCTCATTCCCGAGAAGAAGGGGCTGTTTCTTAAACACGTGGAGTATCAGGTCACCAGTGAG CGTTTTACATTATCAGTCTATCGGCGATACAATGATTTTGATGTCTTCCATGAGCTCCTGCTTCAGAGATATGCTTACAGAGTTGTGCCAGCACTTCCTCCCAAAAGGGCGCTGAAAGGAG TCCTGACCTCCATGTCAGAGCGAGAGTTCATTGAAGGGCGGAGACGAGCTCTGGGCAGGTTTCTGAATCTTGTGGCACGACACCCTGTCTTTTCCGAGGATGAGCTTGTGAAAACATTCCTCACCTTCAGTGGCTCG GATGTCCAAACTAAGCTTAGAGATGCTTGCAGAAAAATGGGTGATGAGTTCATGACTTGCAAATATGCAACGCAGGCCAAG GATTACCTCCCAGGGGATATCCAAAGTCAGTTTTCATCCAGCAGAGAGCTCATCAAAAATATCCATTACAGTTTTCAGAAGTTACGGGACAGGGCAGAGAGGATGGCCCAGCGCTCGAAGGAGAACGCCACAGATCTGCTGATGTTTGGGAAGGAGCTCAG TTCTTTGGGATCAGATGAGTCACCTGTGCCTATCCTGGCATCCTGCAAGAGTCCTTGGGCTGCTCTCAGACGCTCTGTCAAAGGGCTTTCTTTTGAGTTCTCACTTCTGTCTGAAAAAGCTGCCCAACAG GGCAGAAGAGAGGAGGATGATGTGGTGGAAAAACTGAATCTGTTCCTGGACTTGCTGCAGTCGTACAGG GACTTGTGTGAACGACATGAGAAAGGAGTCTTGCACGAACACCAGCGTGCGCTGCAGAAGTACGGTGTAATGAAAAGACAAATGCTGAGTGCCACAGTGCAGCCTAAAGAACAGGTTTCTGTCGAACAGCTGGAGTCCCGCATCGTCCAG CAAGAAAACGCCATTCAGGCCATGGAGCTGCGCAACTACTTCTCCCTGTTCTGCCTGCACCAGGAGAGCCAGCTCATATTCACCTACCTGCCCATTACGTCTCACATCCTGGGGGCATTTGTAAACTCACAGGTGCAGGGACATAAAGAG ATGGGTGAGGTGTGGCAGGATCTTCATTCCAAGCTTAAAAGTCTTTTTGGGGATGGTAACGGACAGTCTCCGCCTCTCAGCCCAAAATAG